A single region of the Pogoniulus pusillus isolate bPogPus1 chromosome Z, bPogPus1.pri, whole genome shotgun sequence genome encodes:
- the LOC135173292 gene encoding cryptic protein-like: MYWRNHVRVLFTVTLLWQAVHLGKGHKKDEREVRSLNATAQKQQPKNEGTIINALSDMNQSYESRKQQNSRASVPFTGITESKKLNRRCCQNGGTCILGAFCACLKHFTGRYCEHDERQSNCGDIGHGAWVLKGCWLCRCGYGTLNCLSEIMHGNCELKSEKEEITSLYSNGLKLQQTAFALACLLTILLELC, from the exons agtTCTTTTCACtgtgactctgctctggcaggctgtTCATTTAGGAAAAG GCCATAAAAAAGACGAACGTGAAGTGAGAAGTCTCAATGCCAcagcacaaaagcagcagcccaagaaCGAAGGGACTATTATAAATGCTCTCAGTGACATGAATCAGAGTtatgaaagcagaaagcaacagAATTCCAGGGCATCAGTACCTTTCACTGGGATTACGGAGA GTAAAAAACTGAACAGACGCTGCTGCCAAAATGGGGGCACCTGTATCCTAGGGGCTTTCTGTGCCTGCTTAAAGCATTTCACTGGCAGATACTGTGAACATGATGAGCGGCAAAG CAACTGCGGTGACATTGGGCATGGTGCGTGGGTGCTGAAGGGCTGTTGGCTGTGTCGGTGTGGCTATGGCACTCTGAACTGTCTCTCAGAAATAATGCACGGTAACTGTG AACTGAAATCGGAAAAGGAGGAAATTACCAGCCTGTATTCTAATGGGCTAAAATTACAACAGACAGCGTTTGCACTTGCTTGCCTGCTCACCATCCTCCTTGAGCTCTGCTGA